The Nodosilinea sp. FACHB-141 genome has a segment encoding these proteins:
- a CDS encoding ABC transporter ATP-binding protein, which produces MSEYRVKRVTAPPKKASWRNLGQSLGMYRYGQRAIQLVWQTDWRLTVVLGLLTLVAGLLPAAIAYVGKLIVDGVVKAAQSGLAVDRQAALMYLALEAVLVAGLAGARQGLTLCQSLLRVLLGQRVNVMILEKAQTLPLTYFEDSEFYDKMTQARREASSRPLSMVNRTFGVVQDLLSLLTFGGLLLQFSGWAVALLAVATLPAFIAETQFAGEAFRLFKWRSPETRQQIYLEALLAREDFAKEVKLFGLGPLLLDRYQDIFQRLYKEDRSLTVRRSGWSYGLGLLSTVSFYLAYCWIVLEAIAGRISLGELTMYLTVFRQGQTTFASTLTSIGGMYEDGLYLANLYEFLEQSVPEDMGIADRGLDPGDGLRFEQVSFSYPGSDRLALENVSFHLKPGEKMAIVGENGSGKTTLIKLLTRLYTPSQGRILLDGRDLQEWDAKVVQQRIGVIFQDFVRYQFKVGENIGVGDVTDFEDAQRWQVAAAKGTATEFIEDLPEGFNTQLGKWFFGGQELSGGQWQKIALSRAFMRTDADILVLDEPTSAMDAEAETRLFEQFREATQDQMAILISHRFSTVRRADNIIVLANGRLIEQGGHEELLHQDGRYARLFTMQAAGYL; this is translated from the coding sequence ATGAGTGAATACAGGGTAAAACGGGTTACGGCTCCCCCAAAAAAAGCTTCGTGGCGCAATCTGGGTCAGTCGCTGGGCATGTATCGCTACGGGCAGCGCGCCATTCAGCTAGTGTGGCAGACCGACTGGCGGCTGACGGTAGTGCTGGGGTTGCTGACATTAGTGGCCGGTTTGCTGCCAGCGGCGATCGCCTACGTCGGCAAGCTGATTGTCGATGGCGTAGTCAAAGCTGCCCAGTCAGGATTGGCGGTTGATCGCCAGGCAGCGCTGATGTACCTGGCGCTGGAGGCTGTGTTGGTGGCAGGCTTGGCGGGAGCGCGCCAGGGTTTGACCCTGTGCCAATCGCTGCTGCGGGTGCTGCTGGGGCAGCGGGTCAACGTGATGATTCTCGAAAAGGCCCAGACCCTACCGCTGACCTACTTCGAAGATTCTGAGTTTTACGACAAAATGACCCAGGCCCGGCGCGAGGCATCGTCGCGGCCCCTGAGCATGGTCAACCGCACCTTTGGAGTCGTGCAGGACCTGCTGTCATTGCTCACCTTTGGGGGATTGCTGCTGCAATTTTCGGGCTGGGCGGTGGCGCTGCTGGCCGTGGCTACCCTGCCCGCCTTCATCGCTGAGACCCAGTTTGCGGGGGAGGCCTTTCGCCTGTTTAAGTGGCGATCGCCCGAAACCCGCCAGCAAATCTACCTGGAGGCGCTGCTGGCGCGGGAGGATTTTGCCAAGGAGGTGAAGCTGTTTGGCCTGGGGCCGCTGCTGCTCGATCGCTACCAAGATATTTTTCAGCGCCTCTATAAAGAAGACCGCAGCTTGACGGTGCGCCGCAGCGGCTGGAGCTACGGCCTGGGATTGCTGAGCACCGTATCGTTTTACCTGGCCTACTGCTGGATTGTGCTGGAGGCGATCGCAGGCCGCATTTCTCTCGGCGAGCTGACCATGTACCTGACGGTGTTTCGCCAGGGGCAGACCACCTTTGCTAGCACCCTGACATCGATCGGCGGCATGTACGAAGATGGGCTCTACCTGGCTAACCTCTACGAATTTCTCGAACAGTCGGTGCCGGAGGATATGGGAATAGCCGACCGAGGCCTTGACCCCGGTGACGGGCTGCGGTTTGAGCAGGTGTCCTTTAGCTATCCGGGCAGCGATCGCCTCGCCCTAGAGAACGTCTCGTTTCACCTGAAGCCGGGGGAAAAGATGGCGATCGTGGGGGAAAACGGCTCCGGCAAAACCACCCTGATCAAGCTGCTCACCCGGCTCTACACCCCCAGTCAGGGCCGCATTTTGCTGGATGGCCGCGACCTGCAAGAGTGGGATGCCAAGGTGGTGCAGCAGCGCATTGGCGTGATTTTTCAAGACTTTGTGCGCTACCAGTTTAAGGTAGGCGAAAACATTGGCGTCGGCGATGTCACCGACTTTGAGGATGCCCAACGCTGGCAGGTCGCCGCCGCCAAAGGCACCGCTACCGAATTCATCGAAGACCTGCCGGAGGGCTTCAACACTCAGCTGGGGAAATGGTTTTTTGGTGGGCAAGAGCTTTCGGGCGGTCAGTGGCAGAAGATTGCGCTCTCCCGTGCCTTTATGCGTACCGACGCCGATATTTTGGTGCTCGATGAGCCGACTTCCGCGATGGATGCTGAGGCCGAAACCCGCCTGTTTGAGCAGTTTCGCGAAGCCACCCAGGATCAGATGGCGATCCTAATTTCCCACCGCTTCTCGACGGTGCGGCGGGCCGATAACATTATTGTGCTGGCCAACGGTAGGCTAATTGAGCAGGGCGGCCACGAGGAGCTGCTGCATCAGGATGGTCGCTATGCCCGCCTGTTCACCATGCAGGCGGCTGGCTACCTGTAG